atattaaatataattaacaAATTTCAATCAatcataaataattaaaaatattaaaaacattatttgacgatgcggttttaaaattttatatatattttggttAGATACCTTTTAACAAACATAGTAAatctaataaacaaataaaagttattgatgtaaaaaattgattttcaaacttgaataaaaatataatattgaaAGTTGTTTATGGCCGATGATAGATAATAATAAGGTGCATTTTAATTCTTGAACCAAGAACACCATGATAGAAACATCAATATCGGCTATTTCTTatttggacttaatacataccgatgtatgtggaccgtttagatcaaccacgaaggatgggaaccgcttctacgtgacttttaccgatgactatagtagatatgggtatatctatttaatcaagcaaaagtcagaaacttttgaaaagttcaaagagttcaagaatgaagtggagaatcaattgggcaggaagatcaagatgcttcgatccgatcgaagaggagagtacctaagtcttgaattccacgattatctcaaggagtgtggaatagtttcgcaattgacgcgtcctaggacaccacaattgaatggtgtggcagaaaggcgtaattgaaccttattggatatggttcgctctatgatgagtcgtgcttcactatcaatctctttctaggggtatgccttagagactgccgcccatatccttaaccgagtccctacaaagaaggttgccaaaacacctcacgagatgtggacagggaaagctccctcgttggcacatatcaaggtttggggttgtgaagctttcgtaagacgagatactcacgacaagctcgaacctagaagtgagcgatgtattttcatcggctacccgcagacatcctttggatatctcttctatagaccgaaggacaatgtagtcttcgtagcaaggagaggagttttccgagagcgagaactcataagccaaggagacagtgggaggcaaatcgaccttgaagagattcaagaatcgataaatgaaggaacctctaccgctggcactcaacccgaggaggaaactccggttgaaccgattgacgtatcgttacctcttagacgttccgaaagagttaggtttcaaccccagttatatggttttcatattactaccgaaggggacacgtatattagtgatagtacactaataaaccttgatgaacctaatagctttaaggaagccatggcaggcctggagtctgcaaagtggaaagaggcaatgaatagcgagatccaatccatgtatgataaccaagtttggaatttggttgatagtgtatccagacgtaagaccgttgggtgcaaatggatcttcaacaagaagaccgacgtggatggaaaagtacacaaaTATAgagcgtgattggttgcgaagggctttactcaaactcctggagttgactatgatgagaccttttcaccagttgcgaagataaaatctattagagtgatgctagctattgccgcatttcatgattatgagatttggcaaatggatgtcaagaccgctttccttaacggaaggttggctgaggatgtttacatggctcagccagaggggtttgtggattcgaagcatccgaatagagtgtgtaagcttgagaagtccatttatggacttaagtaagcatctcgcagatggaatctttgtttcgatgagaaagtcaaagagtttggatttgtacgaagcgaagatgaatcatgtgtatatgtcaaagccagtgggagtatagtaagctttctcgttctatatgtcgatgacatattacttataggaaacgacatgccgactctgcaggaggttaagtcctggctcgggaagtgcttcgctatgaaggacctcggagaggcttcttacattttgggaataaggatagtaagagagagaagtaagagactaattggacttagtcagaacacttacttagagaaggtactaaaacgttttagtatggagaactcaaagaagggagaattaccgatacaaagtaatgcccagttgagtaagactcaaagtccgagtaccgaagctgagatagcagaaatgagccgagttccatatgcttccgcagttggctcaatcatataCGCTATGACtttactcgccctgatgtagccttcgctttgagcatggttagcagatatcaagggaatcctggcagagcacaagggaatcctgatgtagccttcggaggacgaaggaatgcttattagtcctcggagggagtgatgactgtaaggtgcgagggtatagtgacgcccaTTTTCAGACCGacggggacaactaccgttcgcagtcgggctgggtctttaccctaaatggtgaagcagtgacatggaagagttccaagcaggaaaccgtagctgattcaacgtgcgaatgagagtatattgcagcgagcgaagcgtcgaaggaggcaatatggctgaagaacttcatcggtgatcttggagttgtacctgccataaaggagcccatagagattttctgtgataacgaaggagcggttgccttgaccatggaaccgagggatcatggtagatcacgacatatcgacagaaaataccatttcattagatatcgtgtagaagaaggacaactcatagtgaagaggatatcatcagaagataacccagcagatccgcttacgaagggactgagtagggttaagcacttgcagcatgctaggagtattgggctgaaggatgatattagcatagattagttagtattagaaacgtgtaataggtaaatgtaattaacatttgatgattaaataaaggagttttatttatgagtaatgttactatcttatgttaattgtttaactattgtttcactttgcatgttttgacttccagaataattgagtttattaggaataatcgaattgttcaaattgtccacaatcggtcatatgttggaagtagatatgaatgaagattgtcatgaattggtgtgtagattgtctaaatggcgttagacatagcaaaggattgctgcaacgttcatgagtgcttatgaactggttttgagcattggaacaaacccgcgcttgctggaatcaccttatggaataagatataaaagggtgatcgcaagacgataatatcatatagtcttaaaacctagatatatggtttgttatttgttaattgattgtacgttgataatgcgaaaacgcatcagtaactcggtgttataaaacgcattgttgtgtatagttggttaatgaataagtaaatgcatataagtcgaagtttatctgtaacttttatctaagaaggtaaaagcgatatctcggccgctcgatgatttgatttgacttatgtgtcgggcccggtcagaactgagttgatgtgttcaattaagtttgatgtcgaataaatcagagatcgagaaacctaaatgtttgactaaccattccataggattgtcagcatgatatctaacagaggactgtaagatcccttatctaaaggacaagattgattagatcagagtttgacagcatctttgagagctatgattgcaaaccgaattgtatttgtgcatatagttactatacttatccaagtgggagactgttggaatagtgtctaaggctaaaactatattaggcaagtatttgacccggttgtgcatggtccttttgggttatcttcaccatagcaacttgataagatgatttattaagagagagtaaatattattaatatattatgagaataatataaagaataatatattgttatttgattaatataagtcatagaattaatttgaattaatttggtgacctaaagagattaattaaataagagggtataaactgtcaattgtttgatagttaaactttagactgtaaatccttatagatatacaagggacgaattctagaagctataggatagctaaaatcgtccattgcttatctaaggaaatgatttggatagccttaagagaagattatccaattggGTTTaaactgtaacccttaaggagtctacaagtataaatagaccctatggctgatggaattcggaACTTCACCAAAAAGTAGataacctctggtcgaattccatcccctctcctctctcctaaatcatcctctttgcttgtggtgtttgtaagccattagaggagtgacatttgtgactctagaagctccaagacaacaaggtcaacaaggaattcaaaggtatgattctaaatctgtttcaatgttgttatttagcttaaatagttattagaagtcttggattcatagcatgtttaattagaaagcctagatccaaacattagggttttgcatgcgcacataggaaagttcttatggctaaaacccatcaactttTGCATAAAGACATCCCAAtttacatatccatatctacctATTACATTCCAATTATTATTCTGATTGTTTCCATGGCAAACCAACATAAATTAGGGCACTTAACTGGTAGGGTTTGATTTCAAGCTGAATTTGTCGGAATCTGTTATCTAGCGTCATTGAGTGCACGCCATGTATTTGATGAAAGTTCAATGATGATTTTTGAATACCATTAGCAAATTTTAAGAGTGGCGTGTGGAAATTTCAATAATACTTTTTTGGTCCTCTAATTAGGAAACAAATGGCCTTATATGGTTACTGTACCAGATTAGATGGGTTTTGCTCAAGGCAATGTTGAAAGAAAGGAAAGAATTCAAGTAGATGAGTTTAGGTGACCCCTCTAACAGTCACCAAATCAATAATACGCTAAGTTGCATCTGTTCTATGAAGGTGATTCAAATATCCAATGAATTTTCTATCTACTTCATGAATTTTGCCTCTACATACATTGTTGTGTTATTGTTTCTTACACATTAAACAAATTTATCCATTTTAGAGCTGATGAAGTGTTTATTTGTCGATTAGAAACTCGATTCCAAGTATTTATTTTCTAAAGTATGATttgttctctcttttttttaactAAATTAGGTTTTGAGTTGAACTGGCCAGTCTTTAGGCAGGTGAATTATTTCTTGGATCAGCCTGAATGATTCTATTACatgttttttttactcttttgatttagggataatgacttgagaggGTAACATACTTTTGAATTTGATCACATTTGGTCACTGAACTTTTTTTCGTGCTCTATTAACCCTTTAACTTGTTGAATTGTGCAAATTTTCCCCTTCTGATTGGTTTTTGCCGGTTTCAATGAATTTATTGATCCTACGTGTCAGTTTTGATCCTACGTGGCATCTAGGGTTCTTGTTATTAAAGGAGGGGCGTTTGTTGTTCATTTATTGTGCCCTAATACCCCGTTGCCCTAATACCTGATGGCTTCCTCATACAGCATCTCATCCTCCCTCAATCGATCAAGCAAGAAATCCACAGTGAATGATCCAAAAACTTGTGATTGTGGGTTCCCTGCACGTATTCTAACATCAACAACACCAAAGAATCTAGGGAGGCATTTCATGGTGTGCAATGAGGTAAGCAATTTCACTTAAATTTTCCCTCTTTTCTGATTCATTTATTCCAGATTTGAAATCTCACTTTGAAATTTTATTGTGGAAGGGTAAATGCAAATATTGGAAATGGTTGCATGTAGAACTTGTACAGATGCCTCTAATGGAAGTGGTGGAGGGAATGAAAGCTGAATTAGTAGCATTGAAGACCGAAGTGGAGAAGGTGAAGGAAGACATGGAACAGATGAAGAAGGAAAAGTACTCTGATGCCATTGCAATGAAGGAGAAAATATATAAGTTTACCATTGGATTTCTTTTTCTGATCATCGTGTATATGATGAAATGAAGTCACATGATGTATTGAAAgatgttgtttgaatagaatagAGTTGTTATCTTAACTTCTTGTTGGAATGGAATGAAGTAACATTGATTGTAATGGAAAATGTAATTATAAAGAAGCATACATATTAACTGCATACATATTAACTTtcattggaatggaatcacaaagaATGGAGCCATTATCTCAACTTCTTGTTGGAATGGAATGAAGTAACTTTGACTGGAATGGAATCACCAAGAAATATTTTTGACTGGAATGGAATCATAAGGAAGCATACATATAACAATGAATACATATTTGATTTTGACTGGAATAGAATCACAAAgtagcatgcatataaagaattagttttgactggaatggaatcacaaagtagcatacatataacaaatacatataataaAAAAGTAAGTGAATGTGGTGGTTGGATTCATTGTAATACTCCATTAATATTCAAAATTAAATAAGTTTTTGTTTGCATACACAAAAGTAGTTTCTAGGTAACACAAAAGATTCCTGGATAGACAAAAGAAGGGTCACCATGTGCCCATACACCTACTTGATAGTACCATAGAAAAGCATAATAAAAAGACTACTACTTTGTCTTTACATCACAACTGCCTTACAAAAGATATTCCTACCCACCCACTACACACCCACTAAATTAATCAATAACTGAAGGGTTATCTGCATTGCTCCCAACCCCAGGTATCTACCTCCTTAATGCTTGTTTGATAATCCGTTCAGAATATTTCCTCCTTCCACTTCTACTAACTGGGACCCTTCTTCTTGGCATGGGGGctgcaggtggtggtggaggaggttgTTGGGctgcaggtggtggtggaggaggttgTTGGGCtacaggtggtggtggttgggctgcaggtggtggtggaggaggtggttgGGCTGTAGGTGGTGGTCCTTCATTAAGCCTGGATAAACTTGGGTCTGCTCCACTGCCCCTGGATGAACTTGGTACtgcaaacaaaaattaaaatgtcAATTCTTTGTTCAAATGatgtaatgtttttaaaaatatTCACCTGATGTATTGCTTTGTTGGTTAGATGGACACTTTTTCTTGTTGTGACCTGGTTCCTTACAAATACCACACTTTATTATGCTTCCCCTTCTTGAGACAGTCTGTCTACTTGGTCCACTCAACTCTCATTCAATTGCATCCCTCTTCCTTTTCACTGATGGCCTACCAGGTAATCTTCTTCTTTTGGGAGGCAAAGGCTTGTGGTATGGAACATCTGGCCACATTTCACTACTATTGAGAGGATTAATGCTATATTTGTAGCATTTTAGGTAAGCCTCAGTAGTGTATGATTGGGACACATATGCCTCAGCATCATGATTTAAGTAAGAGATTGCTGCCACTCCATGTAAGCATGGTATCCCTGTAAGTTGCCATATTCTACAGGCACACTTCTTTGCAATTAGATCCACTCCATATGCAACATCAGTGAATCTAACATCATACTTTTGATAACTATAAGGAGTAACTCCCCACAATCTGTTTAAGCATATTAACATCAGTGAATCAATAACACATCCTCATAATTAACATAAGCATATTAAAGTAAAATAATTACCTCTGTTTAACCTTCAGATCTTCTATACGCTTCCTAATAGttggacatataagcaaatcCCATTCCATTCCTTCAACTCTTTGAGTGTATATCCTTTCCATCACAAATAACCTAATCTCCTCCAGCATAGTGATTATAGGTCTCCTTCTAGCATGCCTAATAGCAGAATTGAAACTCTCACTGACCCCATTCTCCACTGCATCACAATCTCTTCCTTCTTGAAAGAATGCCTTAGACCAGGTAGTAGGATCTCTGTCTATAAGGTAATCATAAGCATGAGTATCAATAGATTTGATCTTCTCCATTACACCTCTGAACTTCTCCACAGTACTAGCCCTTACAGCCctccaaaataactttatgtattgttgACCAGTAAACCTTTTATTAAAATTGGCCATAATGTGTCTAGCACATTGTCTATGTTCAGCTTCTGGACATCTTTCCTTAACTGCTTGTAATAACCCCTACAAATCACAACATCATTATGAGTGAAAAAGCATAAAAATGACCTAGTACTAACCTTGTGTCCATCAGAAAGAAGGGTAATGCCTGCACCAAGACCACCATTAATGTCATCCATAAGCAAATCTATGAACCACTTCCATGTTTCTTTATTCTCAACACATACCACAGCCCATGCTAAAGTGTAGATGTGGTTGTTTGCATCTCTCCCAACAGCTGAAAGAACTTCTCCTCTAACTATACCCTTGAAAAAGCAACCATCAAGCCCAATTACAGGCATGCACCCTTCTAACCAACCATCCCTTACAGCTTTGAAACACACATAAAACTTAGAAAACAAAGTTGTGGAATCTGGCATGATGTCTACATCCAATCTCACGGTAGTCCCAGGATTTGACCTGATAATTTCCTCACCATATGACCACAATCTTCCATAATGTTCAATTAAACTTCCTTCAATCTCTTGTAATGCAAATTTCTTTGCATTTCTGCATTGCCCCACACTCACATTTATGTTGAATGTTGTTGACACTTTAGCTTTCATCTTCCTTGCACTCATTTTTGGGTTCTCTATAATTTGACTCATAAAATGTTTCCCTATCCATCTATAAGTTACAATTGACCCAAACTTAAACACCCTACAACAATTATGTTCATTCACTAGAGATTTGATCtgaaaagtcttttctttactcatccaggaggcCCATAGTCTGAAAGGGCAAGATGGTGACTTATTCTTTTTGCAACATTTCACTAACAATCTATCAGAGTCATTTTTTTCAAACCATAGATCATACCCATTAGCAACTGCATAATTGCTTAACATATGTTTAAGCTCAGTAGGGTTACAAAATCGCATACCTATAATTGGTTTCATCTGATCCCATGGCTGTCTCTCATCATACATAGGGTACTGGGGTGGCATGTATTCATCATCTTGATCTTCACTCTCTATAGGTTCACAAAGGATGTTTAAAAATCTATCATGTGCAGTTTTGTTTGCTGGAAATGGATAGGTAGCATCATCTTCTTCATGATCAACAGAATATGAATCTTGAATAACTGAATCCTCATCTTCATCTAAGTCTTCGGTTTCACTTTCACTTTCCTCAGCCTCAATCCAGTCGAAGATAGGTTCATTATGGTGATCCACATATACATTCATTCTCTTGTCAAGCGTACGCCAAATCCAAAAATTCCTTGTAATCACCGTCGTTCACTAGTGTATGAATTCCAAGACCTAAAGACTCTTGTGGAAGGCAGAAATAGATGTCTTTGCTTCTCGATTTGGTGAGCTTGTGAAGAAATTCCATAAATTGCTCATACCCAAACCCACTGAAGTCAGCATCTCGCACTGATGCTCTGTCGGGATCAAAGTAAACTAAGGGATTGGGTGCAAACTGACCATTGTAGTGGAAATCCACTACAATGAAGTTCTGATCAGTAGGATTTGGAGATGATGCCATAGAACGATTGAAGGAGATGAATGATCGATGGAGAATTTTGTGACCTAGTCGAGTTTAAGGACCAAATGAGACTTCGGGGTGTGGTTTAATGAGATGGAGACGAAAAATCGAGGCCTACATGCCGCCTCTTTCGCCACGTAAGATAAAAAATACACGTAGGATCAATAAACCGTTTAAAACCGGCTAAACCCGGTCATAAGGGGAAAATTTGCACAATTCAACAAGTTAAAGGGTTAATAGAGCACGAAAAAAATTCAGTGACCAAATGTGATCAAATTCAAAAGTATGTTACCCTCTCCAGTCATTATCCCTTCTTATTTATATCTTCCGGTTAAAATCAAAAAGAATTCCATCCTTGTATATTATCCCACTACACGTTCATGGAAACACCAATTTTTAAAAGCCTTTAAGATCAAAACAATAAGCTAACATGGTATTGTTATGCTTGACGTCGTCGGTAGTTCGATCCCCAAGAAGCTACATTTTTTAcattaaaatagaaaaattatttgTAATAGATTTGAACATGGAACCTAATGAGAGTAGAAGTGTGAAACACCTTAATGTCAACAGATCAATTGCTTTAATTATTTACTTATAATTGTAAGAAATATTTAACTTAGACAAACAATAAAATATTAGTAAGAAATCTTTAActtaaaaaagcaaaaaaaaatatattagcaAGAAATATTAGTATAAATGTAACAACCGGATGTGTAATGTCCTCGAGTAATTGCAACAAATGCGGATTTGACAGATAATTTAATGTCATTTTTAGTATGCATAGACATCGAAAGCTCTTTGAATATTTTCCATTGCTCCCCTAATACAGAAGCGGAAAGGAACATACAGAACCACTATTGTAGAAAGTGAAAATTCTACAAAAAGCAGTTGGCATGACTCTGCTGCAACGCATGATCATAATTCTTACTTTCCCCTCTCAAATTGACCCAATTTATTGCAATAGGGAAAGAGGCTAACTGCCAAGGCGTACAAATGCATGATACTGAGGATACAATTGCAAAAGCTCTTGTTAGGGTGTAAATTCACTCTTGAATGTCATGTGTTTACTCCTTTGTATATATGTAATGAGTTATCTTTACTTTTATAAGGAAGTGAGTGATACTCATGTTATGTAAGGAACATTTATGAGAgattagtttagagagagaattaTTGCAAACTCATTTGTACTATTTCTAAAaactaatgagagcttaaacaagatttatttacttttttgttCTTAATGCTCATGATTCTTGTATGATTCActaaatcaatacatattccgcattcgtcatcataatcaacatcactgcaattggtatcagagctggtgttcttgatttgatcaagaattggTCCAAGATGACATTCTttatttggtgattcttcattaTCTTTTGATCTTCGTGTTTTAGCGAGTTTTcggattctagaaatcgaattgtTCATTTATTCTTATTCATAATTctattttcttcactagaattcaagtaaTTTTTGCTTTCTCGCTTTAGAAAACCCATGTAAAATCACTTTCTCATTCtagaaaaactcaagatcttgTGTATTGATCAAATATGGTGTACTTATGTTATGATTCTTGGGTTGTGATCATTGAAGATGTCAAATACAATGTCAACTAAAATCAATTCAATGGTTTATTGTTGAAAGGTGAATTGATTTCATGGGTTACTATGCTTTCTAATGGAGGTTTGAACGATGATCATGAAAGATTGTTTTTTCAACCACTTTCAAAAATTGAATGCTTGGTTGAAATCTCTTTAAACATGGTATATTGGAGTGAAAATCAAAAGGAatgagaagaaagag
The genomic region above belongs to Lactuca sativa cultivar Salinas chromosome 4, Lsat_Salinas_v11, whole genome shotgun sequence and contains:
- the LOC111896540 gene encoding uncharacterized protein LOC111896540, with translation MNVYVDHHNEPIFDWIEAEESESETEDLDEDEDSVIQDSYSVDHEEDDATYPFPANKTAHDRFLNILCEPIESEDQDDEYMPPQYPMYDERQPWDQMKPIIGMRFCNPTELKHMLSNYAVANGYDLWFEKNDSDRLLVKCCKKNKSPSCPFRLWASWMSKEKTFQIKSLVNEHNCCRVFKFGSIVTYRWIGKHFMSQIIENPKMSARKMKAKVSTTFNINVSVGQCRNAKKFALQEIEGSLIEHYGRLWSYGEEIIRSNPGTTVRLDVDIMPDSTTLFSKFYVCFKAVRDGWLEGCMPVIGLDGCFFKGIVRGEVLSAVGRDANNHIYTLAWAVVCVENKETWKWFIDLLMDDINGGLGAGITLLSDGHKGLLQAVKERCPEAEHRQCARHIMANFNKRFTGQQYIKLFWRAVRASTVEKFRGVMEKIKSIDTHAYDYLIDRDPTTWSKAFFQEGRDCDAVENGVSESFNSAIRHARRRPIITMLEEIRLFVMERIYTQRVEGMEWDLLICPTIRKRIEDLKVKQRLWGVTPYSYQKYDVRFTDVAYGVDLIAKKCACRIWQLTGIPCLHGVAAISYLNHDAEAYVSQSYTTEAYLKCYKYSINPLNSSEMWPDVPYHKPLPPKRRRLPVPSSSRGSGADPSLSRLNEGPPPTAQPPPPPPPAAQPPPPVAQQPPPPPPAAQQPPPPPPAAPMPRRRVPVSRSGRRKYSERIIKQALRR